A genomic stretch from Cardiocondyla obscurior isolate alpha-2009 linkage group LG10, Cobs3.1, whole genome shotgun sequence includes:
- the LOC139105990 gene encoding MAP7 domain-containing protein 1 isoform X7 — MGAGKMNREIPSSTLATLRGILVSSLSRENLGPNDLPVHEHTRHRPARKVHFHEGEYSPKLAEASYLSSAASAGAAPEETNQRSSSAHNRHSLTKEQTMHWFAQIGGNDALALTDVKRPRSLYDEDSLDGDRPYENEGRESTGSSKELDRAKLVRERQNEERQRKLEELRQQALAAQRFREQREEERRRRIDELRSRDNDRRNQVEERKRLICEAERERREAILRKNQEREARIEAKKRNERSHIVFAFGSSTPRMLEPADTGGSTFWGTRRATSTTNVMMFPAAQPLTRRSSERELDGSKKRATSAGGLDRKPGEDMRMSSSMYEVFNWNSSPDPPLTPAKHKRASLSLPPTTDIFAVDDKSDSDTRRPMIQRVASGDDSDGGGTPSTPTSVYLRVNRRRTDLMPTIPSPRDGPPSTARSSSAKAFTRSPGRTYSMSRLDQLAQPRKRTSEQLGTLTEQQQNQPLQSASSMSRSMSHLAAPGGAKNLKRSDNSRSMGTLPGAVPMPRPTRAERLRRKAREHQQAQQHQGIRSGEVTPNSPSRPHSSMSQQSASSVGSSNVNLRIRTAASRRPRPASIAGTGVSITEKHNLVGDVKLTKDSKPPLPKVHSTPKKPSVPKAAEMRKPTDKLIKNARSSPRITPKATPLQSPGVEHVPLIRETNAEIIKQDEGKEAQDVKSEDKNEEKKDQGSEKTQETNIVESVANDTKVTAEPVLASKQVKDETNLMQEISSDAIEEPAKVAKKEDNKQEKKSPEVTEVKLESEGDEQMDMSASMIAKIRITTEEEAKAALAERRRLAREQAEREAELERQRQEEEARLEAERLHAEEEEQRRLEEETIRLANEAREAEEQRLQLAIEEAKRREEEDRRKREEEARQKQEKEEAERKAREEAEKQRIEMAERLKKEEEERNARRKRVEAIMLRTRGKNQSNTSAKGESGDGDKLKEDSPTDESKPVPDGKGDDVMTASLISEATQQFISGEQRAHHTENNVPAPDIVHNGTTHSNGINESKIVLDNNQGNVEGELNGHHTNHGNGINSQSITLDNATVKQNNVTNNLLDLSDFDTLSNNSSGYNTGPILELTPNLANEDTLNSNLNPTAMPFTPIGFVPAAANVNVNPFQDNFINKPQDNNQVPDLLS, encoded by the exons AGCAAACGATGCACTGGTTCGCACAGATTGGCGGTAACGACGCCCTCGCTTTGACAG ATGTGAAGCGCCCGCGAAGCCTCTACGACGAGGACTCCCTCGACGGTGATCGTCCTTATGAGAATGAAG GACGGGAGTCGACGGGAAGCTCGAAGGAGTTGGACAGGGCGAAGCTCGTCCGCGAGAGGCAGAACGAGGAGCGGCAGCGGAAGCTGGAGGAGCTCAGGCAGCAAGCTCTCGCCGCGCAACGCTTCCGCGAGCAGCGCGAGGAAGAACGACGAAGACGAATCGATGAGCTCAGATCGCGCGATAACGACAG ACGAAATCAAGTCGAGGAGAGAAAACGGTTGATATGCGAGGCGGAGCGGGAACGACGGGAGGCTATCCTCCGCAAGAATCAGGAAAGGGAGGCGCGTATCGAGGCGAAGAAACGGAACGAGAGATCGCATATCGTCTTTGCGTTCGGCAGCTCTACACCGCGAATGCTGGAACCCGCCGACACCGGCGGCTCCACTTTCTGGGGTACTCGCAGAGCAACTTCCACTACAAATGTCATGATGTTCCCCGCCGCGCAACCCCTCACCAGGAGGTCCTCCGAGAGAGAGCTGGACGGCAGCAAAAAACGAGCTACTTCCGCCGGTGGACTTGACCGGAAACCGGGAGAAG ATATGAGAATGTCCTCGTCCATGTACGAGGTGTTCAATTGGAATTCTAGCCCCGATCCTCCCTTAACTCCTGCCAAGCATAAGAGAGCCAGCCTCTCTCTGCCCCCCACAACCGACATCTTTGCCGTCGATGATAAGTCCGATAGCGATACTAGGCGTCCCATGATTCAGCGGGTTGCCAGTG GTGACGATAGCGACGGCGGTGGCACGCCTAGCACCCCGACCTCGGTTTACCTACGCGTGAACAGAAGACGCACCGACCTCATGCCGACGATACCGTCCCCGCGCGACGGCCCGCCGTCGACGGCACGCAGCTCCAGCGCCAAGGCCTTCACACGCTCGCCAGGTAGGACTTACTCCATGTCCAGGCTGGACCAACTGGCGCAGCCTAGGAAACGCACGTCCGAGCAGCTCGGCACGTTGACGGAACAACAGCAGAACCAGCCTTTGCAGAGCGCTTCTAGCATGAGTCGCAGCATGTCGCACTTGGCCGCGCCCGGAGGAGCCAAGAATCTAAAACGCTCCGATAACTCGCGTAGCATGGGCACGCTACCGGGCGCGGTACCTATGCCCAGACCTACCCGCGCTGAAAGATTACGCCGTAAAGCTCGCGAGCACCAACAGGCCCAGCAGCATCAAG GTATCCGCAGCGGCGAAGTGACACCCAACAGCCCGTCCCGACCGCACAGCTCCATGAGCCAGCAGAGTGCCAGCAGCGTGGGCAGCAGTAACGTCAATCTGCGTATCCGCACGGCCGCGTCGCGCCGTCCGCGGCCTGCTTCTATTGCCGGTACCGGTGTCTCAATCACAGAGAAACACA ATCTGGTGGGTGACGTGAAATTAACGAAGGATTCAAAGCCACCACTGCCAAAGGTCCATAGCACTCCAAAGAAACCTTCTGTACCCAAAGCCGCGGAAATGAGGAAGCCGacggataaattaattaaaaatgccaGATCATCGCCGCGAATAACTCCGAAGGCAACACCCTTGCAAAGTCCCGGAGTTGAGCATGTACCACTCATCCGTGAAACTAATGCGGAAATCATAAAGCAGGATGAGGGCAAAGAGGCGCAAGACGTGAAATCGgaagataaaaatgaagagAAGAAAGACCAGGGTAGCGAAAAGACACAG GAAACGAATATTGTCGAATCTGTAGCTAACGATACAAAAGTAACCGCGGAGCCTGTGTTGGCGAGCAAACAAGTTAAAGATGAAACTAATTTGATGCAAGAGATTTCATCGGATGCTATTGAGGAACCGGCGAAAGTCGCGAAGAAGGAAGACAACAAGCAGGAGAAAAAATCGCCAGAGGTTACTGAAGTTAAGCTCGAAAGTGAAGGAGACGAGCAGATGGACATGTCag CTTCGATGATCGCAAAAATCAGAATTACCACAGAAGAGGAGGCGAAAGCTGCTTTGGCTGAACGTAGGAGATTAGCTCGGGAACAAGCGGAACGAGAGGCGGAATTGGAGCGCCAACGACAG GAAGAAGAAGCACGTCTAGAAGCTGAAAGATTACACGCGGAGGAAGAAGAACAACGTCGTCTGGAAGAAGAAACTATACGCTTAGCTAATGAAGCTCGCGAGGCGGAGGAACAGCGATTGCAATTAGCAATAGAGGAAGCGAAACGTCGAGAGGAAGaggatagaagaaaaagagaagaagaagctCGCCAGAaacaagagaaagaagaagccGAGCGCAAAGCGAGAGAAGAAGCAGAAAA aCAACGAATCGAAATGGCTGAGAGGCTtaagaaggaagaagaggagcGGAACGCTAGACGCAAACGAGTCGAGGCGATTATGCTTAGAACTAGAGGCAAAAATCAAAGTAACACATCTGCCAAG GGCGAGAGCGGCGATGGCGACAAGCTAAAAGAAGATAGTCCTACTGACGAGAGCAAACCGGTACCAGACGGTAAAGGTGACGACGTCATGACAGCCAGTTTAATTTCTGAGGCGACTCAGCAATTTATCAGCGGCGAACAACGGGCGCATCATACGGAAAATAACGTACCTGCTCCGGACATAGTGCACAACGGCACGACACATAGCAACGGCATTAACGAAAGTAAAATTGTATTGGATAATAATCAGGGTAATGTTGAAGGAGAATTGAATGGTCACCATACGAATCACGGCAACGGTATCAACAGTCAATCGATTACGCTGGACAATGCCACTGT CAAGCAAAACAACGTGACCAACAACTTGTTAGACCTATCGGACTTCGACACTCTGAGTAATAACAGTAGCGGCTACAATACTGGGCCGATACTCGAACTGACGCCCAATCTGGCGAACGAAGATACCCTCAACTCTAATCTGAATCCGACGGCAATGCCGTTTACCCCGATAGGGTTCGTGCCTGCTGCTGCTAATGTCAATGTCAATCCGTTCCAGGATAATTTCATCAACAAGCCACAGGATAACAATCAAGTACCAG ATCTACTATCATAA
- the LOC139105990 gene encoding MAP7 domain-containing protein 1 isoform X12: MGAGKMNREIPSSTLATLRGILVSSLSRENLGPNDLPVHEHTRHRPARKVHFHEAGAAPEETNQRSSSAHNRHSLTKEQTMHWFAQIGGNDALALTDVKRPRSLYDEDSLDGDRPYENEGRESTGSSKELDRAKLVRERQNEERQRKLEELRQQALAAQRFREQREEERRRRIDELRSRDNDRRNQVEERKRLICEAERERREAILRKNQEREARIEAKKRNERSHIVFAFGSSTPRMLEPADTGGSTFWGTRRATSTTNVMMFPAAQPLTRRSSERELDGSKKRATSAGGLDRKPGEDMRMSSSMYEVFNWNSSPDPPLTPAKHKRASLSLPPTTDIFAVDDKSDSDTRRPMIQRVASGDDSDGGGTPSTPTSVYLRVNRRRTDLMPTIPSPRDGPPSTARSSSAKAFTRSPGRTYSMSRLDQLAQPRKRTSEQLGTLTEQQQNQPLQSASSMSRSMSHLAAPGGAKNLKRSDNSRSMGTLPGAVPMPRPTRAERLRRKAREHQQAQQHQGIRSGEVTPNSPSRPHSSMSQQSASSVGSSNVNLRIRTAASRRPRPASIAGTGVSITEKHNLVGDVKLTKDSKPPLPKVHSTPKKPSVPKAAEMRKPTDKLIKNARSSPRITPKATPLQSPGVEHVPLIRETNAEIIKQDEGKEAQDVKSEDKNEEKKDQGSEKTQETNIVESVANDTKVTAEPVLASKQVKDETNLMQEISSDAIEEPAKVAKKEDNKQEKKSPEVTEVKLESEGDEQMDMSASMIAKIRITTEEEAKAALAERRRLAREQAEREAELERQRQEEEARLEAERLHAEEEEQRRLEEETIRLANEAREAEEQRLQLAIEEAKRREEEDRRKREEEARQKQEKEEAERKAREEAEKQRIEMAERLKKEEEERNARRKRVEAIMLRTRGKNQSNTSAKGESGDGDKLKEDSPTDESKPVPDGKGDDVMTASLISEATQQFISGEQRAHHTENNVPAPDIVHNGTTHSNGINESKIVLDNNQGNVEGELNGHHTNHGNGINSQSITLDNATVKQNNVTNNLLDLSDFDTLSNNSSGYNTGPILELTPNLANEDTLNSNLNPTAMPFTPIGFVPAAANVNVNPFQDNFINKPQDNNQVPDLLS; the protein is encoded by the exons AGCAAACGATGCACTGGTTCGCACAGATTGGCGGTAACGACGCCCTCGCTTTGACAG ATGTGAAGCGCCCGCGAAGCCTCTACGACGAGGACTCCCTCGACGGTGATCGTCCTTATGAGAATGAAG GACGGGAGTCGACGGGAAGCTCGAAGGAGTTGGACAGGGCGAAGCTCGTCCGCGAGAGGCAGAACGAGGAGCGGCAGCGGAAGCTGGAGGAGCTCAGGCAGCAAGCTCTCGCCGCGCAACGCTTCCGCGAGCAGCGCGAGGAAGAACGACGAAGACGAATCGATGAGCTCAGATCGCGCGATAACGACAG ACGAAATCAAGTCGAGGAGAGAAAACGGTTGATATGCGAGGCGGAGCGGGAACGACGGGAGGCTATCCTCCGCAAGAATCAGGAAAGGGAGGCGCGTATCGAGGCGAAGAAACGGAACGAGAGATCGCATATCGTCTTTGCGTTCGGCAGCTCTACACCGCGAATGCTGGAACCCGCCGACACCGGCGGCTCCACTTTCTGGGGTACTCGCAGAGCAACTTCCACTACAAATGTCATGATGTTCCCCGCCGCGCAACCCCTCACCAGGAGGTCCTCCGAGAGAGAGCTGGACGGCAGCAAAAAACGAGCTACTTCCGCCGGTGGACTTGACCGGAAACCGGGAGAAG ATATGAGAATGTCCTCGTCCATGTACGAGGTGTTCAATTGGAATTCTAGCCCCGATCCTCCCTTAACTCCTGCCAAGCATAAGAGAGCCAGCCTCTCTCTGCCCCCCACAACCGACATCTTTGCCGTCGATGATAAGTCCGATAGCGATACTAGGCGTCCCATGATTCAGCGGGTTGCCAGTG GTGACGATAGCGACGGCGGTGGCACGCCTAGCACCCCGACCTCGGTTTACCTACGCGTGAACAGAAGACGCACCGACCTCATGCCGACGATACCGTCCCCGCGCGACGGCCCGCCGTCGACGGCACGCAGCTCCAGCGCCAAGGCCTTCACACGCTCGCCAGGTAGGACTTACTCCATGTCCAGGCTGGACCAACTGGCGCAGCCTAGGAAACGCACGTCCGAGCAGCTCGGCACGTTGACGGAACAACAGCAGAACCAGCCTTTGCAGAGCGCTTCTAGCATGAGTCGCAGCATGTCGCACTTGGCCGCGCCCGGAGGAGCCAAGAATCTAAAACGCTCCGATAACTCGCGTAGCATGGGCACGCTACCGGGCGCGGTACCTATGCCCAGACCTACCCGCGCTGAAAGATTACGCCGTAAAGCTCGCGAGCACCAACAGGCCCAGCAGCATCAAG GTATCCGCAGCGGCGAAGTGACACCCAACAGCCCGTCCCGACCGCACAGCTCCATGAGCCAGCAGAGTGCCAGCAGCGTGGGCAGCAGTAACGTCAATCTGCGTATCCGCACGGCCGCGTCGCGCCGTCCGCGGCCTGCTTCTATTGCCGGTACCGGTGTCTCAATCACAGAGAAACACA ATCTGGTGGGTGACGTGAAATTAACGAAGGATTCAAAGCCACCACTGCCAAAGGTCCATAGCACTCCAAAGAAACCTTCTGTACCCAAAGCCGCGGAAATGAGGAAGCCGacggataaattaattaaaaatgccaGATCATCGCCGCGAATAACTCCGAAGGCAACACCCTTGCAAAGTCCCGGAGTTGAGCATGTACCACTCATCCGTGAAACTAATGCGGAAATCATAAAGCAGGATGAGGGCAAAGAGGCGCAAGACGTGAAATCGgaagataaaaatgaagagAAGAAAGACCAGGGTAGCGAAAAGACACAG GAAACGAATATTGTCGAATCTGTAGCTAACGATACAAAAGTAACCGCGGAGCCTGTGTTGGCGAGCAAACAAGTTAAAGATGAAACTAATTTGATGCAAGAGATTTCATCGGATGCTATTGAGGAACCGGCGAAAGTCGCGAAGAAGGAAGACAACAAGCAGGAGAAAAAATCGCCAGAGGTTACTGAAGTTAAGCTCGAAAGTGAAGGAGACGAGCAGATGGACATGTCag CTTCGATGATCGCAAAAATCAGAATTACCACAGAAGAGGAGGCGAAAGCTGCTTTGGCTGAACGTAGGAGATTAGCTCGGGAACAAGCGGAACGAGAGGCGGAATTGGAGCGCCAACGACAG GAAGAAGAAGCACGTCTAGAAGCTGAAAGATTACACGCGGAGGAAGAAGAACAACGTCGTCTGGAAGAAGAAACTATACGCTTAGCTAATGAAGCTCGCGAGGCGGAGGAACAGCGATTGCAATTAGCAATAGAGGAAGCGAAACGTCGAGAGGAAGaggatagaagaaaaagagaagaagaagctCGCCAGAaacaagagaaagaagaagccGAGCGCAAAGCGAGAGAAGAAGCAGAAAA aCAACGAATCGAAATGGCTGAGAGGCTtaagaaggaagaagaggagcGGAACGCTAGACGCAAACGAGTCGAGGCGATTATGCTTAGAACTAGAGGCAAAAATCAAAGTAACACATCTGCCAAG GGCGAGAGCGGCGATGGCGACAAGCTAAAAGAAGATAGTCCTACTGACGAGAGCAAACCGGTACCAGACGGTAAAGGTGACGACGTCATGACAGCCAGTTTAATTTCTGAGGCGACTCAGCAATTTATCAGCGGCGAACAACGGGCGCATCATACGGAAAATAACGTACCTGCTCCGGACATAGTGCACAACGGCACGACACATAGCAACGGCATTAACGAAAGTAAAATTGTATTGGATAATAATCAGGGTAATGTTGAAGGAGAATTGAATGGTCACCATACGAATCACGGCAACGGTATCAACAGTCAATCGATTACGCTGGACAATGCCACTGT CAAGCAAAACAACGTGACCAACAACTTGTTAGACCTATCGGACTTCGACACTCTGAGTAATAACAGTAGCGGCTACAATACTGGGCCGATACTCGAACTGACGCCCAATCTGGCGAACGAAGATACCCTCAACTCTAATCTGAATCCGACGGCAATGCCGTTTACCCCGATAGGGTTCGTGCCTGCTGCTGCTAATGTCAATGTCAATCCGTTCCAGGATAATTTCATCAACAAGCCACAGGATAACAATCAAGTACCAG ATCTACTATCATAA
- the LOC139105990 gene encoding ensconsin isoform X26, protein MLTARSGPLGLGVPRTLGPAEGSDHLFLLPERALVMDSTHLRQDLAGLDFNLHLNLLHTAPRGNVWLSGAAPEETNQRSSSAHNRHSLTKEQTMHWFAQIGGNDALALTDVKRPRSLYDEDSLDGDRPYENEGRESTGSSKELDRAKLVRERQNEERQRKLEELRQQALAAQRFREQREEERRRRIDELRSRDNDRRNQVEERKRLICEAERERREAILRKNQEREARIEAKKRNERSHIVFAFGSSTPRMLEPADTGGSTFWGTRRATSTTNVMMFPAAQPLTRRSSERELDGSKKRATSAGGLDRKPGEDMRMSSSMYEVFNWNSSPDPPLTPAKHKRASLSLPPTTDIFAVDDKSDSDTRRPMIQRVASGDDSDGGGTPSTPTSVYLRVNRRRTDLMPTIPSPRDGPPSTARSSSAKAFTRSPGIRSGEVTPNSPSRPHSSMSQQSASSVGSSNVNLRIRTAASRRPRPASIAGTGVSITEKHNLVGDVKLTKDSKPPLPKVHSTPKKPSVPKAAEMRKPTDKLIKNARSSPRITPKATPLQSPGVEHVPLIRETNAEIIKQDEGKEAQDVKSEDKNEEKKDQGSEKTQETNIVESVANDTKVTAEPVLASKQVKDETNLMQEISSDAIEEPAKVAKKEDNKQEKKSPEVTEVKLESEGDEQMDMSASMIAKIRITTEEEAKAALAERRRLAREQAEREAELERQRQEEEARLEAERLHAEEEEQRRLEEETIRLANEAREAEEQRLQLAIEEAKRREEEDRRKREEEARQKQEKEEAERKAREEAEKQRIEMAERLKKEEEERNARRKRVEAIMLRTRGKNQSNTSAKGESGDGDKLKEDSPTDESKPVPDGKGDDVMTASLISEATQQFISGEQRAHHTENNVPAPDIVHNGTTHSNGINESKIVLDNNQGNVEGELNGHHTNHGNGINSQSITLDNATVKQNNVTNNLLDLSDFDTLSNNSSGYNTGPILELTPNLANEDTLNSNLNPTAMPFTPIGFVPAAANVNVNPFQDNFINKPQDNNQVPDLLS, encoded by the exons AGCAAACGATGCACTGGTTCGCACAGATTGGCGGTAACGACGCCCTCGCTTTGACAG ATGTGAAGCGCCCGCGAAGCCTCTACGACGAGGACTCCCTCGACGGTGATCGTCCTTATGAGAATGAAG GACGGGAGTCGACGGGAAGCTCGAAGGAGTTGGACAGGGCGAAGCTCGTCCGCGAGAGGCAGAACGAGGAGCGGCAGCGGAAGCTGGAGGAGCTCAGGCAGCAAGCTCTCGCCGCGCAACGCTTCCGCGAGCAGCGCGAGGAAGAACGACGAAGACGAATCGATGAGCTCAGATCGCGCGATAACGACAG ACGAAATCAAGTCGAGGAGAGAAAACGGTTGATATGCGAGGCGGAGCGGGAACGACGGGAGGCTATCCTCCGCAAGAATCAGGAAAGGGAGGCGCGTATCGAGGCGAAGAAACGGAACGAGAGATCGCATATCGTCTTTGCGTTCGGCAGCTCTACACCGCGAATGCTGGAACCCGCCGACACCGGCGGCTCCACTTTCTGGGGTACTCGCAGAGCAACTTCCACTACAAATGTCATGATGTTCCCCGCCGCGCAACCCCTCACCAGGAGGTCCTCCGAGAGAGAGCTGGACGGCAGCAAAAAACGAGCTACTTCCGCCGGTGGACTTGACCGGAAACCGGGAGAAG ATATGAGAATGTCCTCGTCCATGTACGAGGTGTTCAATTGGAATTCTAGCCCCGATCCTCCCTTAACTCCTGCCAAGCATAAGAGAGCCAGCCTCTCTCTGCCCCCCACAACCGACATCTTTGCCGTCGATGATAAGTCCGATAGCGATACTAGGCGTCCCATGATTCAGCGGGTTGCCAGTG GTGACGATAGCGACGGCGGTGGCACGCCTAGCACCCCGACCTCGGTTTACCTACGCGTGAACAGAAGACGCACCGACCTCATGCCGACGATACCGTCCCCGCGCGACGGCCCGCCGTCGACGGCACGCAGCTCCAGCGCCAAGGCCTTCACACGCTCGCCAG GTATCCGCAGCGGCGAAGTGACACCCAACAGCCCGTCCCGACCGCACAGCTCCATGAGCCAGCAGAGTGCCAGCAGCGTGGGCAGCAGTAACGTCAATCTGCGTATCCGCACGGCCGCGTCGCGCCGTCCGCGGCCTGCTTCTATTGCCGGTACCGGTGTCTCAATCACAGAGAAACACA ATCTGGTGGGTGACGTGAAATTAACGAAGGATTCAAAGCCACCACTGCCAAAGGTCCATAGCACTCCAAAGAAACCTTCTGTACCCAAAGCCGCGGAAATGAGGAAGCCGacggataaattaattaaaaatgccaGATCATCGCCGCGAATAACTCCGAAGGCAACACCCTTGCAAAGTCCCGGAGTTGAGCATGTACCACTCATCCGTGAAACTAATGCGGAAATCATAAAGCAGGATGAGGGCAAAGAGGCGCAAGACGTGAAATCGgaagataaaaatgaagagAAGAAAGACCAGGGTAGCGAAAAGACACAG GAAACGAATATTGTCGAATCTGTAGCTAACGATACAAAAGTAACCGCGGAGCCTGTGTTGGCGAGCAAACAAGTTAAAGATGAAACTAATTTGATGCAAGAGATTTCATCGGATGCTATTGAGGAACCGGCGAAAGTCGCGAAGAAGGAAGACAACAAGCAGGAGAAAAAATCGCCAGAGGTTACTGAAGTTAAGCTCGAAAGTGAAGGAGACGAGCAGATGGACATGTCag CTTCGATGATCGCAAAAATCAGAATTACCACAGAAGAGGAGGCGAAAGCTGCTTTGGCTGAACGTAGGAGATTAGCTCGGGAACAAGCGGAACGAGAGGCGGAATTGGAGCGCCAACGACAG GAAGAAGAAGCACGTCTAGAAGCTGAAAGATTACACGCGGAGGAAGAAGAACAACGTCGTCTGGAAGAAGAAACTATACGCTTAGCTAATGAAGCTCGCGAGGCGGAGGAACAGCGATTGCAATTAGCAATAGAGGAAGCGAAACGTCGAGAGGAAGaggatagaagaaaaagagaagaagaagctCGCCAGAaacaagagaaagaagaagccGAGCGCAAAGCGAGAGAAGAAGCAGAAAA aCAACGAATCGAAATGGCTGAGAGGCTtaagaaggaagaagaggagcGGAACGCTAGACGCAAACGAGTCGAGGCGATTATGCTTAGAACTAGAGGCAAAAATCAAAGTAACACATCTGCCAAG GGCGAGAGCGGCGATGGCGACAAGCTAAAAGAAGATAGTCCTACTGACGAGAGCAAACCGGTACCAGACGGTAAAGGTGACGACGTCATGACAGCCAGTTTAATTTCTGAGGCGACTCAGCAATTTATCAGCGGCGAACAACGGGCGCATCATACGGAAAATAACGTACCTGCTCCGGACATAGTGCACAACGGCACGACACATAGCAACGGCATTAACGAAAGTAAAATTGTATTGGATAATAATCAGGGTAATGTTGAAGGAGAATTGAATGGTCACCATACGAATCACGGCAACGGTATCAACAGTCAATCGATTACGCTGGACAATGCCACTGT CAAGCAAAACAACGTGACCAACAACTTGTTAGACCTATCGGACTTCGACACTCTGAGTAATAACAGTAGCGGCTACAATACTGGGCCGATACTCGAACTGACGCCCAATCTGGCGAACGAAGATACCCTCAACTCTAATCTGAATCCGACGGCAATGCCGTTTACCCCGATAGGGTTCGTGCCTGCTGCTGCTAATGTCAATGTCAATCCGTTCCAGGATAATTTCATCAACAAGCCACAGGATAACAATCAAGTACCAG ATCTACTATCATAA